One part of the Sebastes fasciatus isolate fSebFas1 chromosome 8, fSebFas1.pri, whole genome shotgun sequence genome encodes these proteins:
- the tspy gene encoding testis specific protein Y-linked isoform X1 has protein sequence MSELQGCKQSADSASRKRCASPSPSPDRDEGNNAIPSKSAKVSDACNEASESCRDSEAESKEIGQSKESEGKPAALKAEKGLDSTDGTKATVPINNSRADGHNASNTEKPQSSDKPQSSDAHGSAEGSKEVTEKPAGAKQRPSASLDQTDSAAIAAAEALASLTGRDGEDSRETPCSSEKAKQVKQGSKFKQRGGHQSSRTGSKTQAAAADSSTSVHSTDREDADEMPEADEGDESISGSSSTPSSSSFPSDNEDNDDGECAIVSVKMAPEMRQSVALLAQVQMRLEALEKKSARLHQRLELKISRQRRPHLDQRSSITKTIPGFWVTALLNHPHLSAHIDETDEDALSYMTDLEIESFKNNKLGYRIRFHFRRNPYFQNNIIMKELHLGMGGSPMSFSNPILWHRGQNLTAHSEPRKSSRGVYQTFFSWFSDHSNPGQDDVAQILKDDLYRDPLRYYLTPLWEPRENGSAGSGARAADNGNGDDCVVISDSDDEPGEEAGEAEQGHSREEEEEDEEEEEDEEEERAPSADESPEEEDDGGEIVIDGSDDSEQEEEEA, from the exons ATGAGTGAGCTGCAGGGCTGCAAACAGTCCGCTGACTCTGCATCGAGGAAACGGTGTGCATCACCATCTCCATCACCAGACCGCGATGAGGGCAACAACGCGATCCCCAGCAAGTCTGCGAAAGTAAGTGACGCATGCAATGAAGCGTCGGAAAGTTGCAGAGACAGTGAAGCTGAGAGTAAAGAGATAGGCCAGTCAAAGGAGAGTGAGGGAAAACCAGCTGCACTGAAAGCAGAGAAAGGTTTAGACAGCACGGATGGCACCAAAGCAACAGTGCCTATCAACAACTCCAGAGCAGATGGTCACAATGCAAGCAACACAGAGAAGCCACAGTCCTCAGATAAGCCACAGTCCTCAGATGCACATGGATCTGCTGAGGGATCAAAGGAAGTCACAGAGAAGCCAGCAGGAGCAAAGCAGCGTCCCTCTGCTTCTCTGGACCAGACCGACTCAGCAGCCATAGCAGCTGCTGAAGCACTGGCCAGTCTCACAGGAAGAGATGGAGAAGACAGCCGAGAGACTCCTTGTTCATCTGAAAAGGCTAAACAGGTGAAACAGGGGAGCAAATTCAAACAACGTGGGGGCCACCAGTCCTCAAGAACTGGCTCCAAGACGCAGGCGGCTGCTGCAGATAGCTCCACATCTGTGCACAGCACTGACAGAGAAGATGCTGATGAGATGCCAGAAgcagatgaaggtgatgaatcCATATCTGGATCTTCCTCCACCCCAAGCTCCTCTTCTTTCCCGTCAGACAATGAGGACAATGACGATGGGGAGTGCGCCATCGTGTCGGTTAAGATGGCCCCAGAGATGAGACAGTCGGTGGCTCTCCTGGCGCAGGTACAGATGAGGCTGGAAGCTCTTGAGAAGAAAAGTGCCCGGCTTCACCAGCGGCTGGAGCTGAAGATCAGTCGCCAGCGGCGCCCACATCTGGATCAGCGCAGCTCCATCACAAAAACTATCCCTGGCTTCTGGGTGACAGCT CTGTTGAACCATCCTCATCTCTCGGCTCACATCGACGAGACTGATGAAGACGCTCTCAGCTACATGACTGATCTTGAG ATCGAGTCCTTCAAGAATAATAAACTGGGCTACAGGATCCGCTTCCACTTCAGACGGAACCCGTACTTCCAGAACAACATCATCATGAAGGAGCTGCACCTCGGGATGGGAG GATCTCCCATGTCATTCTCCAACCCCATCCTGTGGCATCGTGGACAAAACCTGACGGCCCACAGCGAGCCCAGGAAGTCGTCGCGTGGAGTCTACCAGACCTTTTTCAGCTGGTTCAGTGACCATAGCAACCCAGGACAAGATGATGTAGCACAG ATACTCAAGGACGACCTGTACAGAGATCCTCTGAGATACTACCTCACTCCGCTCTGGGAACCGAGGGAGAACGGCAG TGCTGGCAGCGGGGCCAGAGCAGCTGACAACGGTAATGGAGACGATTGTGTGGTGATCTCCGACTCAGACGATGAGCCTGGCGAGGAAGCTGGCGAGGCTGAACAAGGCCACagtagggaggaggaagaggaggatgaagaagaggaggaagacgaagaggaggagcgGGCGCCAAGTGCTG ATGAGAgtccagaggaggaggatgatggtggAGAAATTGTGATTGACG GCTCCGATGACAgcgagcaggaagaggaggaggcctgA
- the tspy gene encoding testis specific protein Y-linked isoform X2: MSELQGCKQSADSASRKRCASPSPSPDRDEGNNAIPSKSAKVSDACNEASESCRDSEAESKEIGQSKESEGKPAALKAEKGLDSTDGTKATVPINNSRADGHNASNTEKPQSSDKPQSSDAHGSAEGSKEVTEKPAGAKQRPSASLDQTDSAAIAAAEALASLTGRDGEDSRETPCSSEKAKQVKQGSKFKQRGGHQSSRTGSKTQAAAADSSTSVHSTDREDADEMPEADEGDESISGSSSTPSSSSFPSDNEDNDDGECAIVSVKMAPEMRQSVALLAQVQMRLEALEKKSARLHQRLELKISRQRRPHLDQRSSITKTIPGFWVTALLNHPHLSAHIDETDEDALSYMTDLEIESFKNNKLGYRIRFHFRRNPYFQNNIIMKELHLGMGGSPMSFSNPILWHRGQNLTAHSEPRKSSRGVYQTFFSWFSDHSNPGQDDVAQILKDDLYRDPLRYYLTPLWEPRENGSAGSGARAADNGNGDDCVVISDSDDEPGEEAGEAEQGHSREEEEEDEEEEEDEEEERAPSAGSDDSEQEEEEA, translated from the exons ATGAGTGAGCTGCAGGGCTGCAAACAGTCCGCTGACTCTGCATCGAGGAAACGGTGTGCATCACCATCTCCATCACCAGACCGCGATGAGGGCAACAACGCGATCCCCAGCAAGTCTGCGAAAGTAAGTGACGCATGCAATGAAGCGTCGGAAAGTTGCAGAGACAGTGAAGCTGAGAGTAAAGAGATAGGCCAGTCAAAGGAGAGTGAGGGAAAACCAGCTGCACTGAAAGCAGAGAAAGGTTTAGACAGCACGGATGGCACCAAAGCAACAGTGCCTATCAACAACTCCAGAGCAGATGGTCACAATGCAAGCAACACAGAGAAGCCACAGTCCTCAGATAAGCCACAGTCCTCAGATGCACATGGATCTGCTGAGGGATCAAAGGAAGTCACAGAGAAGCCAGCAGGAGCAAAGCAGCGTCCCTCTGCTTCTCTGGACCAGACCGACTCAGCAGCCATAGCAGCTGCTGAAGCACTGGCCAGTCTCACAGGAAGAGATGGAGAAGACAGCCGAGAGACTCCTTGTTCATCTGAAAAGGCTAAACAGGTGAAACAGGGGAGCAAATTCAAACAACGTGGGGGCCACCAGTCCTCAAGAACTGGCTCCAAGACGCAGGCGGCTGCTGCAGATAGCTCCACATCTGTGCACAGCACTGACAGAGAAGATGCTGATGAGATGCCAGAAgcagatgaaggtgatgaatcCATATCTGGATCTTCCTCCACCCCAAGCTCCTCTTCTTTCCCGTCAGACAATGAGGACAATGACGATGGGGAGTGCGCCATCGTGTCGGTTAAGATGGCCCCAGAGATGAGACAGTCGGTGGCTCTCCTGGCGCAGGTACAGATGAGGCTGGAAGCTCTTGAGAAGAAAAGTGCCCGGCTTCACCAGCGGCTGGAGCTGAAGATCAGTCGCCAGCGGCGCCCACATCTGGATCAGCGCAGCTCCATCACAAAAACTATCCCTGGCTTCTGGGTGACAGCT CTGTTGAACCATCCTCATCTCTCGGCTCACATCGACGAGACTGATGAAGACGCTCTCAGCTACATGACTGATCTTGAG ATCGAGTCCTTCAAGAATAATAAACTGGGCTACAGGATCCGCTTCCACTTCAGACGGAACCCGTACTTCCAGAACAACATCATCATGAAGGAGCTGCACCTCGGGATGGGAG GATCTCCCATGTCATTCTCCAACCCCATCCTGTGGCATCGTGGACAAAACCTGACGGCCCACAGCGAGCCCAGGAAGTCGTCGCGTGGAGTCTACCAGACCTTTTTCAGCTGGTTCAGTGACCATAGCAACCCAGGACAAGATGATGTAGCACAG ATACTCAAGGACGACCTGTACAGAGATCCTCTGAGATACTACCTCACTCCGCTCTGGGAACCGAGGGAGAACGGCAG TGCTGGCAGCGGGGCCAGAGCAGCTGACAACGGTAATGGAGACGATTGTGTGGTGATCTCCGACTCAGACGATGAGCCTGGCGAGGAAGCTGGCGAGGCTGAACAAGGCCACagtagggaggaggaagaggaggatgaagaagaggaggaagacgaagaggaggagcgGGCGCCAAGTGCTG GCTCCGATGACAgcgagcaggaagaggaggaggcctgA